One genomic segment of Aythya fuligula isolate bAytFul2 chromosome 5, bAytFul2.pri, whole genome shotgun sequence includes these proteins:
- the ZBTB42 gene encoding zinc finger and BTB domain-containing protein 42: MEFPDHSRQLLQCLSQQRHQGFLCDCTVLVGEAQFRAHRAVLASCSMYFHLFYRDQLDKRDIVHLNSDIVTAPAFSLLLEFMYEGKLEFNSLPVEDVLAAASYLHMYDIVKVCKGKLKDKELCPEEKINDEVAGLEKAEHFLDAGAPLVHEFDPGNKQKFSVAEYDRAAGKEKVSSHPAWSSDHISVSSAPTEAESCAAAAGKTKANVNSSTGPLSQRSVNHTLASGDVDCALDLSFKPVPGRDSLHPSYVFGQLASDSQQQGTEPLVKDEQDLLSDQEDSEARSPESQHFGNSAKSLVTGLGHMFAGNGSSHAREEDIDQDRDESEDDMDSSDISSGVLVPPGHICICPLCSKVFPSPHILQLHLSSHFRDKDGSRTRLSPDGSVPTCTLCGKTFSCMYTLKRHERTHSGEKPYTCGQCGKSFQYSHNLSRHAVVHTREKPHGCKWCERRFTQSGDLYRHIRKFHCGLVKSLVV, from the coding sequence ATGGAGTTTCCAGACCATAGCCGCCAGTTGCTGCAGTGTCTGAGTCAGCAGCGTCACCAGGGCTTCCTGTGTGACTGTACTGTTTTAGTTGGAGAAGCTCAATTCAGAGCTCACAGAGCCGTTCTTGCCTCTTGCAGTATGTACTTCCATCTTTTCTACAGGGACCAGTTAGACAAAAGGGATATTGTGCATCTGAACAGTGACATTGTCACAGCCCCTGCCTTCAGCCTGCTGCTCGAATTCATGTACGAGGGAAAGCTGGAATTCAACAGTCTCCCGGTGGAAGATGTGCTGGCTGCGGCTAGCTACCTCCACATGTATGACATTGTGAAAGTCTGCAAGGGCAAGTTGAAAGATAAAGAATTATGTCCGGAGGAGAAGATTAATGATGAGGTGGCCGGGTTGGAGAAAGCGGAGCATTTTCTAGACGCCGGAGCACCCCTGGTCCACGAGTTTGAcccaggaaacaaacaaaaattcagcGTTGCAGAATACGACAGAGCGGCAGGCAAAGAAAAGGTCAGCAGTCACCCCGCCTGGTCCTCTGATCATATAAGTGTCAGCTCTGCGCCGACAGAGGCAGAATCGTGCGCcgcagcagctggaaaaacaaaggctAATGTCAATAGTTCCACAGGACCTTTGTCCCAAAGGTCTGTTAACCATACCCTGGCTTCGGGTGATGTGGACTGCGCGCTGGATTTGTCTTTCAAGCCCGTGCCGGGGAGAGATTCCTTACACCCCTCCTATGTCTTTGGACAGCTGGCTTCcgacagccagcagcagggtaCCGAGCCACTTGTTAAAGATGAACAAGACTTGCTGTCAGATCAGGAGGACAGCGAAGCCAGGAGTCCGGAGAGTCAGCATTTTGGGAATTCAGCCAAAAGCCTAGTGACAGGGTTAGGACACATGTTCGCGGGGAATGGCAGCTCTCATGCCCGAGAGGAGGATATAGATCAAGACCGAGACGAGAGCGAGGATGACATGGATTCGTCGGACATCTCCTCAGGCGTGCTCGTGCCTCCCGGGCATATCTGCATTTGCCCCCTGTGCAGCAAGGTGTTCCCGAGCCCGCACATCCTTCAGCTGCACCTCAGCTCCCACTTCCGCGACAAGGACGGCTCGCGGACCCGGCTGTCGCCCGACGGCTCGGTGCCCACCTGCACCCTCTGCGGAAAGACTTTCTCCTGCATGTACACCCTCAAGAGACACGAGAGGACTCACTCGGGCGAGAAGCCCTATACCTGCGGCCAGTGCGGAAAGAGCTTCCAGTATTCCCACAACCTCAGCCGCCACGCGGTCGTGCACACCAGGGAGAAGCCCCACGGGTGCAAGTGGTGCGAGAGACGGTTCACGCAGTCGGGGGATTTATACAGACACATCCGCAAATTTCATTGTGGCCTTGTAAAGTCCTTGGTGGTTTGA